Proteins found in one Cricetulus griseus strain 17A/GY chromosome X, alternate assembly CriGri-PICRH-1.0, whole genome shotgun sequence genomic segment:
- the Ercc6l gene encoding DNA excision repair protein ERCC-6-like isoform X1, translated as MEASQGLAEVEALSPQLAASYLRYVQEAKEAAKNGDLEEALKLFNLAKDIFPTKKVVSRIQKLQEALEQLAEEEEEDDDEFIDVCSSGLLLYRDLYEKLFEHQKEGIAFLYSLYKDGRKGGILADDMGLGKTVQIIAFLSGMFDASLVNRVLLIMPTSLINTWVKEFAKWTPGMRVKTFHGSSKDERTRNLTRIQQRNGVIITTYQMLINNWQQLASFNGQEFVWDYVILDEAHKIKSASTKSAICARAVPASHRLLLTGTPIQNNLQELWSLFDFACQGSLLGTLKTFKMEYENPIIRAREKDATPGEKALGLKISENLMEIIKPYFLRRTKEEVQTKKADNPEAGLSEKNLGVEAICEMPSLTRKNDFIVWIRLVPLQEEIYRKFVSLDHIKELLMETRSPLAELGVLKKLCDHPRLLSARVCHLLNLGTATFSVQDENEQEVAPDVDSIHHLTDNALMQESGKMIFLVALLERLQDEGHQTLVFSQSRQILNIIERLLRNRHFKTLRIDGTITHLWEREKRIQLFQQNKEYSVFLLTTQVGGVGLTLTAATRVVIFDPSWNPATDAQAVDRVYRIGQKENVVVYRLITCGTVEEKIYRRQVFKDSLIRQTTGEKKNPFRYFSKQELRELFTVGDLQNSATQMQLQSLHAAQRRSDEKLDEHIAYLHSLDIAGISDHDLMFTRDLSVKEELAMVEDSPYIQQRVQKAQYLVESESQNTMERQRTGTEEAWLKAYSFPSQQKKGPALNKPQPQASRLLTNPTQVEDISSQMASITIYDQSAESEPRDDSKAHDVTLLQGDQHHCESAFDAGSVATSPQGTASIGGVWTDSLLGPTKCFAAESEAVQEKALQASPGQEALPENLLGSFNDLPTQSIKADPGPNLNLEDSVLSCHCSPTANENQNIESDVHTIEISDVLSASPSALQGAQASEAQLEVRPQLELEEGLLESPPQYACDFNLLLEDSTGTRQSLSSKFLEHVEKENSLQSPAANSRAESALNLSLDSSNKSDEEPEVISVKTRSKARRILSDDEGEEDAFKGPSGTSSFSISPFQFSSVKQFHVSTPKNDANPSARFFSPKLPGSVNTSFNSRRSLASRKSLINVVLDDMEDMEERLDESSEEESARGHSEEESSDEAIACTEEDPSGETQASGNKPSSLTVPEPTSLALESSPCAPEPLSSDPLVEPPQDPAVEAANDYETLVARGKELKECGKIQEALNCLVKALDIKSADPEVMLMTLSLYKQLNNS; from the exons ATGGAGGCTTCCCAGGGGTTAGCGGAAGTCGAGGCTTTGAGCCCACAGCTAGCTGCAAGTTATCTGAG atatgTGCAAGAAGCCAAAGAAGCAGCTAAGAATGGAGATCTGGAAGAAGCATTGAAACTTTTCAATTTGGCAAAGGACATTTTTCCCACCAAAAAGGTGGTCAGCAGAATCCAAAAACTACAGGAAGCTTTGGAACAGttggcagaagaagaagaagaagatgatgatgaattTATAGATGTGTGCAGCTCTGGCTTGCTGCTTTATCGAGATCTGTATGAGAAACTCTTTGAGCACCAGAAAGAAGGCATCGCCTTTCTCTACAGCCTGTATAAGGATGGAAGAAAAGGAGGCATCTTAGCTGATGATATGGGACTGGGAAAGACTGTTCAGATCATTGCTTTCCTGTCTGGTATGTTTGATGCTTCACTTGTGAATCGTGTGCTGTTGATCATGCCAACCAGTCTCATTAATACATGGGTCAAAGAATTTGCCAAGTGGACTCCAGGAATGAGAGTCAAAACCTTTCATGGCTCCAGCAAGGATGAACGCACTAGAAACCTGACACGGATTCAACAAAGGAATGGCGTCATTATCACTACATACCAGATGCTAATCAATAACTGGCAGCAACTTGCAAGCTTTAATGGACAAGAATTTGTATGGGACTATGTCATTCTTGATGAAGCCCATAAGATCAAAAGTGCCTCAACCAAGTCAGCAATATGTGCTCGTGCTGTTCCTGCAAGTCATCGCCTTCTCCTCACAGGAACACCAATCCAGAATAATTTGCAAGAACTGTGGTCCCTATTTGATTTTGCTTGCCAAGGCTCCTTGTTAGGAacattaaaaacttttaaaatggagTATGAAAATCCCATTAttagagcaagagaaaaggatgCTACCCCTGGGGAAAAAGCCTTGGGACTTAAGATATCTGAAAATTTAATGGAAATCATAAAACCCTATTTTCTCAGGAGGACCAAAGAAGAAGTGCAGACCAAAAAGGCAGACAACCCAGAGGCTGGACTTAGTGAAAAAAATCTAGGTGTTGAAGCCATTTGTGAGATGCCTTCTCTTACCAGGAAAAATGATTTCATTGTTTGGATACGTCTTGTGCCTTTACAAGAGGAGATTTATAGGAAGTTCGTGTCTTTAGATCACATCAAGGAGTTACTAATGGAGACACGATCACCTCTGGCTGAGCTGGGTGTCTTAAAGAAACTCTGTGACCACCCTAGGCTGCTATCTGCACGAGTTTGTCATTTGCTGAATCTAGGAACTGCCACATTCTCGGTTCAGGATGAAAATGAGCAAGAAGTTGCCCCCGATGTGGACAGCATTCATCACTTAACTGACAATGCACTGATGCAGGAGTCCGGAAAAATGATATTCTTAGTGGCCCTGCTAGAGAGACTTCAAGATGAAGGACATCAAACTCTGGTGTTTTCTCAGTCAAGACAAATTCTCAACATCATTGAGCGCCTCTTAAGGAATAGGCACTTTAAGACATTGCGAATCGATGGCACAATAACTCATCTTTGGGAACGAGAAAAAagaatccagttattccagcaaaATAAAGAATATTCTGTTTTTCTACTTACCACTCAAGTAGGTGGTGTTGGCCTAACATTAACTGCAGCAACTAGAGTGGTCATTTTTGACCCAAGCTGGAACCCTGCAACTGATGCTCAAGCTGTGGATAGAGTTTACCGAATTGGACAAAAAGAGAATGTTGTGGTTTATCGGCTAATCACTTGTGGAACTGTGgaggaaaaaatatatagaagACAGGTTTTTAAGGACTCATTAATCAGACAAACTACGGGTGAGAAAAAGAACCCATTCCGCTATTTTAGCAAACAAGAATTAAGAGAGCTCTTCACAGTTGGGGATCTACAGAACTCTGCAACCCAGATGCAGCTTCAGTCTCTGCATGCTGCTCAGCGGAGATCTGATGAGAAACTAGATGAGCACATTGCCTACCTACACTCACTGGACATAGCAGGAATCTCAGACCATGATTTGATGTTCACTCGTGATCTGTCTGTTAAAGAAGAACTTGCCATGGTAGAAGACTCTCCATACATTCAACAGAGAGTTCAGAAAGCTCAATACCTTGTTGAGTCTGAATCTCAAAATACAATGGAAAGACAAAGAACTGGAACTGAAGAGGCCTGGCTCAAAGCATATTCATTTccttctcaacagaagaaaggtCCTGCATTGAACAAACCCCAGCCTCAAGCTTCACGCCTTCTGACTAATCCTACCCAGGTAGAGGATATCAGTTCTCAAATGGCCAGTATAACCATTTATGATCAGTCTGCAGAGAGTGAGCCCCGAGATGACTCCAAGGCACATGATGTTACTTTGCTGCAAGGTGACCAGCACCACTGTGAAAGTGCATTTGATGCTGGCTCTGTGGCTACTTCACCCCAGGGGACTGCAAGTATAGGAGGGGTTTGGACTGACTCTTTACTGGGACCTACAAAATGTTTTGCAGCTGAAAGTGAAGCTGTGCAAGAGAAGGCATTACAAGCATCACCTGGGCAAGAGGCCCTGCCAGAGAACCTCCTGGGAAGTTTTAATGATTTACCTACACAGTCCATCAAGGCTGATCCTGGGCCAAATTTAAATCTAGAGGATAGTGTGCTTTCATGTCACTGCAGTCCCACagcaaatgaaaatcaaaacatagAATCAGATGTGCACACAATTGAAATATCCGATGTCTTGTCAGCATCCCCTAGTGCACTGCAGGGTGCTCAAGCAAGCGAGGCCCAGTTGGAAGTGAGGCCCCAGCTGGAGTTGGAAGAGGGCCTTTTAGAATCACCACCACAGTATGCATGTGATTTCAATCTTCTCCTGGAAGACTCTACAGGCACTAGACAAAGTCTCTCCAGCAAGTTTTTGGAACATGTTGAGAAAGAAAATAGCTTGCAAAGCCCTGCAGCTAATTCCAGGGCAGAGTCAGCACTTAATCTCAGTTTGGATTCTTCTAATAAGAGTGATGAAGAACCAGAAGTGATTAGTGTGAAAACCAGAAGCAAAGCTAGAAGGATTCTCTCAGATGATGAAGGTGAAGAAGATGCTTTTAAAGGTCCTTCTGGCACAAGTTCATTTAGCATCTCTCCTTTTCAGTTCTCATCCGTGAAACAATTTCATGTTTCAACTCCCAAAAATGATGCCAATCCATCTGCAAGGTTCTTTTCCCCAAAATTACCTGGTAGTGTGAATACATCcttcaattccaggagatctCTGGCATCTAGGAAGTCTCTGATCAATGTAGTTTTAGACGACATGGAAGACATGGAGGAAAGGCTTGATGAGAGCAGTGAGGAGGAGAGTGCTCGAGGTCATTCAGAAGAAGAGAGCAGTGATGAAGCCATAGCGTGCACAGAAGAGGATCCATCAGGGGAAACACAGGCTTCAGGAAACAAGCCCAGCAGCTTGACTGTGCCTGAGCCTACTTCTCTGGCCCTGGAGAGCTCTCCCTGTGCCCCTGAACCTTTGTCAAGTGACCCTTTGGTTGAACCTCCCCAGGATCCAGCAGTGGAGGCTGCTAACGACTATGAGACACTTGTAGCTCGTGGAAAAGAACTGAAAGAGTGTGGGAAGATACAGGAGGCTCTCAACTGCTTAGTTAAAGCACTTGACATAAAGAGTGCAGATCCTGAGGTGATGCTCATGACTTTAAGCTTGTATAAGCAACTTAACAACAGTTGA
- the Ercc6l gene encoding DNA excision repair protein ERCC-6-like isoform X2, producing MGLGKTVQIIAFLSGMFDASLVNRVLLIMPTSLINTWVKEFAKWTPGMRVKTFHGSSKDERTRNLTRIQQRNGVIITTYQMLINNWQQLASFNGQEFVWDYVILDEAHKIKSASTKSAICARAVPASHRLLLTGTPIQNNLQELWSLFDFACQGSLLGTLKTFKMEYENPIIRAREKDATPGEKALGLKISENLMEIIKPYFLRRTKEEVQTKKADNPEAGLSEKNLGVEAICEMPSLTRKNDFIVWIRLVPLQEEIYRKFVSLDHIKELLMETRSPLAELGVLKKLCDHPRLLSARVCHLLNLGTATFSVQDENEQEVAPDVDSIHHLTDNALMQESGKMIFLVALLERLQDEGHQTLVFSQSRQILNIIERLLRNRHFKTLRIDGTITHLWEREKRIQLFQQNKEYSVFLLTTQVGGVGLTLTAATRVVIFDPSWNPATDAQAVDRVYRIGQKENVVVYRLITCGTVEEKIYRRQVFKDSLIRQTTGEKKNPFRYFSKQELRELFTVGDLQNSATQMQLQSLHAAQRRSDEKLDEHIAYLHSLDIAGISDHDLMFTRDLSVKEELAMVEDSPYIQQRVQKAQYLVESESQNTMERQRTGTEEAWLKAYSFPSQQKKGPALNKPQPQASRLLTNPTQVEDISSQMASITIYDQSAESEPRDDSKAHDVTLLQGDQHHCESAFDAGSVATSPQGTASIGGVWTDSLLGPTKCFAAESEAVQEKALQASPGQEALPENLLGSFNDLPTQSIKADPGPNLNLEDSVLSCHCSPTANENQNIESDVHTIEISDVLSASPSALQGAQASEAQLEVRPQLELEEGLLESPPQYACDFNLLLEDSTGTRQSLSSKFLEHVEKENSLQSPAANSRAESALNLSLDSSNKSDEEPEVISVKTRSKARRILSDDEGEEDAFKGPSGTSSFSISPFQFSSVKQFHVSTPKNDANPSARFFSPKLPGSVNTSFNSRRSLASRKSLINVVLDDMEDMEERLDESSEEESARGHSEEESSDEAIACTEEDPSGETQASGNKPSSLTVPEPTSLALESSPCAPEPLSSDPLVEPPQDPAVEAANDYETLVARGKELKECGKIQEALNCLVKALDIKSADPEVMLMTLSLYKQLNNS from the coding sequence ATGGGACTGGGAAAGACTGTTCAGATCATTGCTTTCCTGTCTGGTATGTTTGATGCTTCACTTGTGAATCGTGTGCTGTTGATCATGCCAACCAGTCTCATTAATACATGGGTCAAAGAATTTGCCAAGTGGACTCCAGGAATGAGAGTCAAAACCTTTCATGGCTCCAGCAAGGATGAACGCACTAGAAACCTGACACGGATTCAACAAAGGAATGGCGTCATTATCACTACATACCAGATGCTAATCAATAACTGGCAGCAACTTGCAAGCTTTAATGGACAAGAATTTGTATGGGACTATGTCATTCTTGATGAAGCCCATAAGATCAAAAGTGCCTCAACCAAGTCAGCAATATGTGCTCGTGCTGTTCCTGCAAGTCATCGCCTTCTCCTCACAGGAACACCAATCCAGAATAATTTGCAAGAACTGTGGTCCCTATTTGATTTTGCTTGCCAAGGCTCCTTGTTAGGAacattaaaaacttttaaaatggagTATGAAAATCCCATTAttagagcaagagaaaaggatgCTACCCCTGGGGAAAAAGCCTTGGGACTTAAGATATCTGAAAATTTAATGGAAATCATAAAACCCTATTTTCTCAGGAGGACCAAAGAAGAAGTGCAGACCAAAAAGGCAGACAACCCAGAGGCTGGACTTAGTGAAAAAAATCTAGGTGTTGAAGCCATTTGTGAGATGCCTTCTCTTACCAGGAAAAATGATTTCATTGTTTGGATACGTCTTGTGCCTTTACAAGAGGAGATTTATAGGAAGTTCGTGTCTTTAGATCACATCAAGGAGTTACTAATGGAGACACGATCACCTCTGGCTGAGCTGGGTGTCTTAAAGAAACTCTGTGACCACCCTAGGCTGCTATCTGCACGAGTTTGTCATTTGCTGAATCTAGGAACTGCCACATTCTCGGTTCAGGATGAAAATGAGCAAGAAGTTGCCCCCGATGTGGACAGCATTCATCACTTAACTGACAATGCACTGATGCAGGAGTCCGGAAAAATGATATTCTTAGTGGCCCTGCTAGAGAGACTTCAAGATGAAGGACATCAAACTCTGGTGTTTTCTCAGTCAAGACAAATTCTCAACATCATTGAGCGCCTCTTAAGGAATAGGCACTTTAAGACATTGCGAATCGATGGCACAATAACTCATCTTTGGGAACGAGAAAAAagaatccagttattccagcaaaATAAAGAATATTCTGTTTTTCTACTTACCACTCAAGTAGGTGGTGTTGGCCTAACATTAACTGCAGCAACTAGAGTGGTCATTTTTGACCCAAGCTGGAACCCTGCAACTGATGCTCAAGCTGTGGATAGAGTTTACCGAATTGGACAAAAAGAGAATGTTGTGGTTTATCGGCTAATCACTTGTGGAACTGTGgaggaaaaaatatatagaagACAGGTTTTTAAGGACTCATTAATCAGACAAACTACGGGTGAGAAAAAGAACCCATTCCGCTATTTTAGCAAACAAGAATTAAGAGAGCTCTTCACAGTTGGGGATCTACAGAACTCTGCAACCCAGATGCAGCTTCAGTCTCTGCATGCTGCTCAGCGGAGATCTGATGAGAAACTAGATGAGCACATTGCCTACCTACACTCACTGGACATAGCAGGAATCTCAGACCATGATTTGATGTTCACTCGTGATCTGTCTGTTAAAGAAGAACTTGCCATGGTAGAAGACTCTCCATACATTCAACAGAGAGTTCAGAAAGCTCAATACCTTGTTGAGTCTGAATCTCAAAATACAATGGAAAGACAAAGAACTGGAACTGAAGAGGCCTGGCTCAAAGCATATTCATTTccttctcaacagaagaaaggtCCTGCATTGAACAAACCCCAGCCTCAAGCTTCACGCCTTCTGACTAATCCTACCCAGGTAGAGGATATCAGTTCTCAAATGGCCAGTATAACCATTTATGATCAGTCTGCAGAGAGTGAGCCCCGAGATGACTCCAAGGCACATGATGTTACTTTGCTGCAAGGTGACCAGCACCACTGTGAAAGTGCATTTGATGCTGGCTCTGTGGCTACTTCACCCCAGGGGACTGCAAGTATAGGAGGGGTTTGGACTGACTCTTTACTGGGACCTACAAAATGTTTTGCAGCTGAAAGTGAAGCTGTGCAAGAGAAGGCATTACAAGCATCACCTGGGCAAGAGGCCCTGCCAGAGAACCTCCTGGGAAGTTTTAATGATTTACCTACACAGTCCATCAAGGCTGATCCTGGGCCAAATTTAAATCTAGAGGATAGTGTGCTTTCATGTCACTGCAGTCCCACagcaaatgaaaatcaaaacatagAATCAGATGTGCACACAATTGAAATATCCGATGTCTTGTCAGCATCCCCTAGTGCACTGCAGGGTGCTCAAGCAAGCGAGGCCCAGTTGGAAGTGAGGCCCCAGCTGGAGTTGGAAGAGGGCCTTTTAGAATCACCACCACAGTATGCATGTGATTTCAATCTTCTCCTGGAAGACTCTACAGGCACTAGACAAAGTCTCTCCAGCAAGTTTTTGGAACATGTTGAGAAAGAAAATAGCTTGCAAAGCCCTGCAGCTAATTCCAGGGCAGAGTCAGCACTTAATCTCAGTTTGGATTCTTCTAATAAGAGTGATGAAGAACCAGAAGTGATTAGTGTGAAAACCAGAAGCAAAGCTAGAAGGATTCTCTCAGATGATGAAGGTGAAGAAGATGCTTTTAAAGGTCCTTCTGGCACAAGTTCATTTAGCATCTCTCCTTTTCAGTTCTCATCCGTGAAACAATTTCATGTTTCAACTCCCAAAAATGATGCCAATCCATCTGCAAGGTTCTTTTCCCCAAAATTACCTGGTAGTGTGAATACATCcttcaattccaggagatctCTGGCATCTAGGAAGTCTCTGATCAATGTAGTTTTAGACGACATGGAAGACATGGAGGAAAGGCTTGATGAGAGCAGTGAGGAGGAGAGTGCTCGAGGTCATTCAGAAGAAGAGAGCAGTGATGAAGCCATAGCGTGCACAGAAGAGGATCCATCAGGGGAAACACAGGCTTCAGGAAACAAGCCCAGCAGCTTGACTGTGCCTGAGCCTACTTCTCTGGCCCTGGAGAGCTCTCCCTGTGCCCCTGAACCTTTGTCAAGTGACCCTTTGGTTGAACCTCCCCAGGATCCAGCAGTGGAGGCTGCTAACGACTATGAGACACTTGTAGCTCGTGGAAAAGAACTGAAAGAGTGTGGGAAGATACAGGAGGCTCTCAACTGCTTAGTTAAAGCACTTGACATAAAGAGTGCAGATCCTGAGGTGATGCTCATGACTTTAAGCTTGTATAAGCAACTTAACAACAGTTGA
- the Pin4 gene encoding peptidyl-prolyl cis-trans isomerase NIMA-interacting 4 isoform X3: MEAMEKLKSGMRFSEVATQYSEDKARQGGDLGWMTRGSMVGPFQEAAFALPISGMDKPVFTDPPVKTKFGYHIIMVEGRK, encoded by the exons ATGGAAGCCATGGAAAAGTTAAAATCTGGAATGAGATTCAGTGAAGTGGCCACACAATATAGTGAAGATAAAGCCAGGCAAGGG GGTGACCTGGGTTGGATGACCAGAGGGTCCATGGTAGGACCCTTTCAAGAAGCAGCATTTGCCTTGCCTATAAGTGGGATGGATAAGCCTGTGTTTACGGACCCACCAGTTAAGACAAAATTTGGATATCATATTATTATGGTtgaagggagaaaataa